A single region of the Streptomyces sp. NBC_00425 genome encodes:
- a CDS encoding glutaredoxin domain-containing protein: MMRAWILPMLLVLSGSVVATGQIFKGSPGTAAALLLAFLALAGVNSPLIFPRSIGALEAQRRSAVDGRPVVFWRPGCKYCIRLRVRLGRRARQLHWVNIWRDPAGAATVRAANDGNETVPTVVVAGQPHTNPDPEWVREQLSPSA; the protein is encoded by the coding sequence ATGATGCGCGCTTGGATCCTGCCGATGCTGCTTGTGCTCAGCGGCTCAGTCGTCGCGACTGGGCAGATCTTCAAGGGGAGCCCCGGCACAGCCGCAGCACTCCTGCTGGCGTTCCTCGCGCTCGCCGGCGTCAACTCGCCCCTGATCTTCCCAAGGTCGATCGGCGCGCTGGAGGCACAACGCCGCAGCGCGGTCGACGGCCGACCGGTCGTCTTCTGGCGACCGGGCTGCAAGTACTGCATACGACTGCGCGTCCGGCTTGGCCGCAGAGCCCGCCAGTTGCACTGGGTCAACATCTGGCGCGACCCGGCAGGAGCCGCAACGGTGAGGGCAGCCAACGACGGCAACGAGACCGTGCCGACCGTCGTGGTGGCGGGCCAGCCACACACCAACCCCGATCCCGAGTGGGTGCGCGAACAGCTCTCCCCTTCCGCGTGA